The nucleotide sequence TTGCAGAGGAACCAAGATATTGTTCATGCTTTTGAAAGGAATCTTCTTCAAGTCACAGATGGTGGTTGTACGTCTTTGTTTAGAGTTTGTAAAGTGTGTTGGTTGTTACGCGTCTCACATAGCGTGGCGATTGGATTGCGCTTTATTTGGTCTTCCTTTTCCACAAATGGTTATTTGCGTTTTCCACTGAATCTAATCTATGTTAACCGAGCGAGTCTGATTGTGATAGGTAAGCGATTCATACCATTGCATGTATTTTGAATGTACGATTATCGATATTCATTTCTTATCTGTATCAGCTTTTGGCGTTTAGATCTCTGTATATATTTGGTACTTATGAGTTGATTCGGTTTGAATTTTTTGTGGTTCATTTGTTTCGTCACTGAATGGACATTTGTTTATGCCGTAGGTGTGGTTGGCAACAACTATCCAAATTTAGGACGGCGCTACTTCATGGCAACCACTAGATACCTCCGATTTTACTCAATCCGCACCTACTTCTAGCCACAATCCCttagatttctaattttaccatACACTAATAGGAATTCTTTTGTTCCCTTCAAACTTGAACAATTTTACATTTATGGGGTATAATTTACATTGATTTTGCTGGATTATAGGTGATTTCTAACTCTTGCATAATAATAGTCAGGTCCTTAAGATGCTCCAATTCAGTATTGCATACGACTTCCATAGAACGATTCAATTCAATGGGAACTGAAGGTACTTCATCCTACATTTTTTTTTCTGTTGTGTTTGATGcttttacaaacaaaaaaaaGTTTGAATAACAATAACAGTTTGAAGATATAAAAGAAGTTAatgaaaatttttatataaaaatgacaagttttgtGATTAATAGCATTTGACGTCAGGCTAATATATTTAAACTTGCAGATTGATGATGGTACCTTCTTCATCGCCTCAGAACTCATCAACTCGACGAAGATCCTCATTGTCGCCTTAGAATACCCATTATCTCAATAGGGCGATGTACTTCCTATTTGTAAATGATGTTACCGTATGTGATGTGCGATTAAAGGAAACCTAGATTTTTTTCCAACATTATGCTAGGCGATTTCTCATTGTCAACATAAACAATCCCATGACGCTCATAGATAATTATGATAGTTTCACTTATAACCTTAGCCAGGTTTCCCATTCTTTACCTATGTCAAAAGTTAGTAGATACAAGTACAAGAAACATGAATTAcggaaggttttttttttattttttatatcatAACCTGTTTATATGGGAACGAGTCATAGAATTACTCATATGGGTCAGTTTTTGTATCAGATTGAATGTAGCTACATGTTTTGTGTCCAAAATATCGCTTTCTTTTCCATTCTAGCTATATGAATGTCTCATGTTTGTATACATTTCATGTAGCTTTAGGTATCCTTTATTGTCTCATGTTTGTATACATTTCATGTAGTTTTAGGTATATTTTCATGCATATTTTTAGGTACGAAAAAATGGCTTCTTTGAAATACTTTAAAGTCAttgcgccgccgcaacgcgcggcgggttAACTACTAgtttataaaaagttaaaaaccaGATGTGTATAAAACCGGTTTCTTACACAAACCGAACCGGTTTTGGCCCAAACAGTTTCGGGTGAAATCGTTTTACGATGAAAAACGTTGGAACAAAACATACCGGTTGGGTTCAGGGTTCAAAACCGATTTGGAGAAAAAAAAACCCCGGTCgtttacatgttttttttttcaaaccggGTCTTAAAGATGAAACCACGAAGTGGTCCCAAACCGGAGGGTAGGCCGGGCCCAAACCAGTTTTTTCACTAGGTCAGTCCGGTCGGTTTCTGGTCATCGGGTCCTAACCGATTTTTTTACACATCGGATTTCtcgaattttttttaaataaatttgaaCTAAAAAAACTTGTTCAAGTTCATCTGACTTGACTAAATGGAACTatgaagaaaataaaaaaaattatatatttgtgtatatatttCATGTCGGTTGGATTTGAAAATCACAAACTCAATTAGATTTGAAATTATTCTTAATATTAAGTTAGATTTTTGTTTTTCGAATCCGATTCAAATATTGTTCACCTCTAGATAAAAATTTCGTAACTTTTAATTACAATCCCATGGAAAACGGGACTTTTCAATTTTCATAACAAACACAACATATCACATATTGTATGATTTTTGTATAGAATAGAGGTAATGTTTGTTTACATCTCATTCTCTCCATACTCTACCAATAGTTTTATTGTTTGTGGGGCTTTAGCGGGTATGGTTGTCGTGTCGTTTAATTCTTGTGGGGTTTTAATTCTTGACACATTTTTACCAAATCTTAAAGTATACTCAACCAATTAGGgttgttcatcgaatcgaattattcaaataattttattttttccttgaattcgtattcgattcgaattcgattaaaacttaccgaattcgaattcgattaaaacttaccgaattcgattcgaattcgaataaattcgatttaattcagattctgtataaacatgtaaaaactatcaaaatgaaacataaattttaaagcatcCATAAGCACGATATCATATTATAAAGTTCCAAATAAAGTACCataagtctaaaattcaaaacgagaagtctAATAACCACACCACACTAAAAGTTAATATTTATAGGGTTataaatctattgatagatttgttacttaggttttagttatggACTTATGGGccatgtagtgggtttggtaatatgtaattttaatacttggaaaaaaaattgaaaataatttatagtatagcttaataaaagttatataggCATTATATTTAAAAATCGTAAATAAAATGTATAGTTTtgattcgaatttcgaatcgaatttgaaattataaattcgtattcgattcgtattcgatttacatgactcgaattgaatcgaattcgaattcaaattcttttaatcgaaacgaattcttgataatcgaatttaaacgaatttcgaatttttcgaattcgaaacgaattctgaacacccctacaACCAATTACTCATTTTGAATGCATCAACAATCAACCATATCAACTCAAATTGATTTAAAACTATTAAATTCTTAAAGGGTATGATGGTCCGCAATTTGAAACCATGACCCATTGTTATAAACAAATAATTTTTCAGAAATATAAAAACTacatattttataataataaagaAAAGTGCTTGTGAGTCAACATACTAAAAACTTAGTCATAATGTTAACTCTCTAGAAGTAAAAGCAAAACAGAAATCCTTCTATAAATTACCTGAATCATAAAAAACTAGACATCACAAATAGCTAGTTCATTGCTCAATTGTTACATTCTCTATCAGTTTAATCGAAAATTTTCTTCAAAATGTCTGGCCCGTACCTGAACCCATTTGCGGTTTACTTCTCAGCACTGGTTGATCCGCGATGTGTAGCCGTCTGACTCTCGTCCCGTTGTCTTTCTTGTTTGTCGGAAGCTTGTTTGTTCGGGCTCTGTTCAGCAGCAGTGCTGCTTACATGCTGTTTTGTGTCATCTTCTTTTTGCTCTGAAACTTTCATATTTCTTTGGTTTTTGGATTCCGTTACAATCTCCTTGACGGTTCTTTCCAAGCTGTCTAATCTCTCTTTTACCTCCAATAATTGTGGATTAGATTTTAGTACTTCTTCTTCGGTTGCCTTTATCTTCTTGGACTCTTCAATTCGTCTCTTTTCTAGTTCCtgcaaaaaaaaaagtttatttgaCAAAAAAAATAACTAACGAATATGAAAAGATTAAAGTACGACGAGGGGAGTTCATTTACTGCATCCATTTTCTTCATTTCGTGACGAGCATATTGAGCAACTAAATAAACAGCTGTCACAAAGAAAAACTAGAGATAAAACAAAACTTGAAAgcttatatatgtatgtgtgcatatgtatatgttgtgtgtgtatacagagagagagagggagataCCGAGTGAAGGCAAGCAAACAAAGAAGAGCTGAACCAGATGAAAATCAAGCCTGAGAATCAGACACGAAAAAGTATTAATAAATCACTACCTCAAGTGTGCAACAGATTCATAGGACCATAGCTTGCAATCGCCTAATAGCATATGCTTTTTGAACcacagtgtttggttcatcatcAATTTTGTAGATGTTAAAATTTTTCATAAGGTTTGACCTTTCATATCAATTATTTCAGCCTTTTATTAGTAGTCTAGATTCTTGCTATCTTCAGTCTTCAAATTCACTGATCTAAATAAACGATAAGAAATTAAAAGAGAAAGTATCATCGGTTGTCATTTGCGTAACAGAAGCTGTTCAGTGATTCGCTTATTTTGTCAACTGAAATCTGGTGTGAGAAAAATATAGGAAAAGAGAATTTCTCCAAAAAATTGAGTGTAAAGATCGATTTATTTTCTGGTTTATATATGGGAAAATGCTACAGAAATGTAACCAAGTTTACAAAGTGTTTCAATTAAATCATCCAAACTTTTTTTGTTTCTCTAAAATAACTAAACTTTAATTTAACGTTTTAAAAGTGTGTAATTACCAGGTCATTAGGTTATGATATTTTTTCAAtaaacttttgttttctttttgaACTATTTGGATATTAGGGATGAATATAATGATAATAATGGGATAAACTATCATGTTCATATATGTGTGCTAGACATTTCTTCTGAAACAAACGAGAGACCTTTGACCTTGAAGACACCCCCACACCACCGCTGCAACTTACCACCTTTCAACCGACCACCATCGCTGCAAGCCATCTGCAAACGCTGCCCGACAACCCACCACCAACGCCGATAATCTTGTCATCAACCTTTCTATCAAAAGATCCCTAATTTGCCATCGGAGTCTGGGTTTGAACCATCGGTACAAAATACTCCATCGTCACCTCCGGAGCCACCGGCGGCTTTAAATCGGGTCCTCGCCGGAATTGGGCTGATTGGTGAAAGTCCGGTCAAGAAGAGAAATACATTTTTTAAACTTTATGGTGGAAGAACTATCACTG is from Helianthus annuus cultivar XRQ/B chromosome 9, HanXRQr2.0-SUNRISE, whole genome shotgun sequence and encodes:
- the LOC110880039 gene encoding uncharacterized protein LOC110880039, whose product is MSFRRRLFCSHGSGGARRRSTAAAETGTRVPVVSMCRSEWRNQDIVHAFERNLLQVTDGGCTSLFRVCKVCWLLRVSHSVAIGLRFIWSSFSTNGYLRFPLNLIYVNRASLIVIGVVGNNYPNLGRRYFMATTRYLRFYSIRTYF
- the LOC118482274 gene encoding uncharacterized protein LOC118482274: MKKMDAELEKRRIEESKKIKATEEEVLKSNPQLLEVKERLDSLERTVKEIVTESKNQRNMKVSEQKEDDTKQHVSSTAAEQSPNKQASDKQERQRDESQTATHRGSTSAEK